In Rhinolophus ferrumequinum isolate MPI-CBG mRhiFer1 chromosome 18, mRhiFer1_v1.p, whole genome shotgun sequence, a genomic segment contains:
- the ZSWIM4 gene encoding zinc finger SWIM domain-containing protein 4, producing the protein MDPPAAKRSRGYPAGPEEGDAGAGAVRGRGRPEALLDLSAKRVAESWAFEQVEERFSRVPEPVQKRIVFWSFPRSEREICMYSSLGYQSPEGEHDARVPFTRGLHLLQSGAVDRVLQVGFHLSGNIREPGGPGEPERLYHVSISFDRCKITSVSCGCDNRDLFYCAHVVALSLYRIRHARQVELRLPISETLSQMNRDQLQKFVQYLISAHHTEVLPTAQRLADEILLLGSEINLVHGAPDPTAGAGIEDANCWHLDEEQIQEQVKQLLSNGGYYGASQQLRSMFCKVREMLRMRDSNGARMLILMTEQFLQDPRLALWQQQGAGMTDKCRQLWDELGALWVCVVLSPHCKPEERASWLQLLGKWDKLDVCPLEEGNYSFDRPSLQPTMALSPGPEEEEEMVAAGSRHTVFGRALQAGSLHWSDTHLQRILASDCYGPSLTGHVGSDKPTFDPQGRPLWLGEPFPTACARVDTLRAHGYPRQALRLAGAIVNTLRLQRRHQLESYKQQKKELLQKGSTCITNTEGWVGHPLDPIGCLCRALLEACRLEEETLALYPDSGPEKRKVAYQHVPVPGSPGESYLALALEVTLLGLGQQRALPEGLYAQDKVVRNEEQLLTLLEEVELDERLVQVLRKQAGLLLEGGPFSGFGEVLFRESVPMHTCARYLFTALLPHDPDLAYRLALRAMRLPVLETALPAGEPHPNPLDSVLSNRFPRWFILGHLETRQCELASSMLTAAKGDPKWLHAVLASIQQNIHSPSLLFKLAQDACKTATPASAPPDTTLLGIALELGLQVMRMTLSTMTWRRREMVRWLVSCATEIGPQALMNIMQNWYSLFTPVEAATIVAVTGTTHATLLRLQLDTPRREELWACARTLALQCAMKDPQNCALPALTLCEKNHAAFEAAYQIVLDAAAGGLGHAHLFTVARYMEHRGLPLRAYKLATLALAQLSIAFNQDSHPAVNDVLWACSLSHSLGRHELSAIVPLIIRSIHCAPMLSDILRRWTLSAPGLGPLGARRAAKPLGTDRAPLCQLLDAAVAAYINTSHSRLTHISPRHYGDFIEFLGKARETFLLAPDGHLQFAQFLENLKQTYKGKKKLMLLVRERFG; encoded by the exons ATGGACCCCCCCGCGGCCAAGCGCAGCCGGGGCTACCCCGCGGGACCGGAGGAGGGCGATGCCGGGGCCGGGGCAGTGCGCGGCCGGGGCCGGCCCGAGGCGCTGCTGGACCTCAGCGCCAAGCGAGTAGCCGAAAGCTGGGCCTTCGAGCAG GTCGAGGAGCGGTTCTCCCGGGTGCCAGAGCCAGTCCAAAAGCGCATTGTGTTCTGGTCGTTTCCACGCAGCGAACGCGAGATATGTATGTACTCGTCGCTGGGCTACCAGTCCCCAGAGGGCGAGCATGATGCCCGGGTGCCCTTCACCCGCGGGCTGCACCTGCTACAGAGTGGGGCCGTAGATCGTGTGCTCCAAGTGG GGTTCCACCTGAGCGGTAACATCCGGGAACCTGGAGGCCCCGGAGAGCCGGAGCGCCTCTACCACGTCTCCATCAGCTTTGACCGCTGCAAGATCACGTCTGTGAGCTGTGGCTGTGACAATCGAGACCTCTTCTACTGTGCCCACGTGGTGGCCCTGTCGCTATACAGAATTCGGCATGCCCGCCAGGTGGAGCTACGGCTACCCATCTCCGAGACGCTGTCCCAGATGAACCGGGACCAGCTGCAGAAGTTTGTGCAGTACCTCATCAGCGCCCACCACACCGAGGTGCTGCCCACCGCGCAGCGCTTGGCCGATGAGATCCTCCTCCTGGGCTCTGAGATCAACTTGGTGCATG GCGCCCCAGACCCCACAGCGGGCGCAGGCATTGAGGACGCCAACTGTTGGCACCTGGATGAGGAGCAGATCCAGGAGCAGGTGAAGCAGCTGCTGTCCAATGGCGGCTACTACGGTGCCAGCCAGCAGTTGCGCTCCATGTTCTGCAAG GTACGGGAGATGCTGCGGATGCGGGACTCCAATGGGGCACGCATGCTGATCCTCATGACCGAGCAGTTTCTGCAGGACCCACGCCTGGCCCTGTGGCAGCAGCAGGGTGCTGGCATGACGGATAAGTGCCGGCAGCTGTGGGATGAGCTGG gggccCTGTGGGTGTGTGTTGTCCTAAGCCCCCACTGTAAACCAGAGGAGCGGGCAAGCTGGCTCCAGCTGCTTGGCAAGTGGGACAAGCTGGACGTGTGCCCACTTGAAGAGGGCAACTACTCTTTCGACAGGCCCAGCCTGCAGCCCACCATGGCCCTCAGCCCAG gcccagaggaggaagaagagatggtAGCTGCAGGTTCCCGCCACACGGTTTTTGGCCGCGCCCTGCAGGCTGGGTCACTGCACTGGAGCGACACCCACCTACAGAGGATCCTGGCCAGTGACTGCTATGGCCCCAGTCTCACAGGCCACGTGGGCAGCGACAAGCCGACCTTCGACCCCCAAGGCCGCCCCCTCTGGCTTGGGGAGCCATTCCCCACCGCTTGTGCCCGTGTGGACACCCTGCGTGCCCACGGATATCCCCGTCAGGCCTTGCGGCTGGCAGGTGCCATAGTCAATACGCTCCGGCTACAGCGGCGGCATCAACTTGAGAGCTACAAGCAGCAGAAAAAAG AGCTGCTACAGAAAGGCTCCACCTGTATCACCAACACAGAAGGATGGGTGGGCCACCCCCTGGACCCCATTGGCTGCCTCTGCAGGGCTCTCCTGGAGGCCTGTCGCCTGGAGGAGGAAACTCTCGCCCTTTATCCAG ACTCAGGCCCTGAGAAGCGGAAGGTGGCCTACCAGCACGTGCCAGTGCCCGGGAGCCCTGGGGAGTCGTACTTGGCGCTGGCACTGGAGGTGACACTGCTGGGCCTGGGACAGCAGCGGGCCCTGCCCGAGGGGCTGTACGCCCAGGACAAAGTGGTGCGCAATGAGGAGCAGCTGCTGACGCTGCTGGAGGAAGTGGAGCTGGATGAGCGGCTAGTGCAGGTGCTGCGCAAGCAGGCGGGGCTGCTCCTGGAAG GGGGTCCCTTCAGCGGCTTTGGAGAGGTGCTGTTCCGGGAGAGCGTGCCCATGCACACCTGTGCCCGCTACCTGTTCACCGCACTACTGCCCCACGACCCGGACCTGGCCTACCGCCTTGCATTGCGAGCCATGAG gCTGCCCGTACTGGAGACAGCGCTTCCAGCTGGAGAGCCTCACCCCAACCCACTGGACTCCGTCTTGAGTAACCGCTTCCCCCGCTGGTTCATCCTGGGTCACCTGGAGACCCGCCAGTGCGAGCTGGCGTCCTCCATGCTGACTGCCGCCAAGG gagACCCTAAGTGGCTGCACGCAGTATTGGCCTCCATCCAGCAGAATATCCACTCTCCATCCCTGCTCTTCAAGCTGGCGCAGGATGCCTGCAAGACGGCCACCCCGGCCAGCGCACCACCAGACACCACCCTCCTGGGCATTGCCCTGGAGCTGGGCCTGCAG GTGATGCGGATGACCCTGAGCACTATGACCTGGAGGCGGAGGGAGATGGTGCGCTGGCTGGTCAGCTGTGCCACAGAGATTG GCCCACAAGCCCTAATGAACATCATGCAAAATTGGTACTCCTTATTCACACCCGTGGAGGCAGCCACCATCGTGGCGGTGACGGGCACCACTCATGCCACACTGTTGCGGCTGCAGCTGGACACACCCCGGCGGGAGGAGCTCTGGGCCTGCGCCCGCACCCTGGCCTTGCAGTGCGCCATGAAAGATCCACAAAACTGCGCCTTGCCCGCCCTCACCCTGTGCGAGAAGAACCACGCAGCCTTCGAGGCAGCCTACCAGATTGTGCTGGATGCCGCGGCGGGTGGCCTGGGCCATGCCCACCTCTTCACCGTGGCCCGCTACATGGAGCATCGCGGCCTGCCGCTGCGGGCCTACAAGCTGGCCACGCTGGCCCTGGCTCAGCTCAGCATCGCCTTCAACCAGGACAGTCACCCCGCTGTCAATGACGTCCTCTGGGCCTGCTCCCTCAGCCACTCCCTAGGCCGGCATGAGCTCTCCGCCATCGTCCCTCTCATCATCCGGAGCATACACTGTGCCCCCATGCTCTCTGACATCTTGCGCCGCTGGACCCTCTCGGCACCTGGCCTGGGTCCCCTGGGGGCCCGCCGTGCAGCCAAGCCACTGGGCACTGACCGGGCACCGCTCTGCCAGCTCCTAGATGCCGCAGTGGCAGCCTACATCAACACCAGCCACTCCCGCCTCACGCACATCAGCCCACGGCACTACGGCGACTTCATCGAGTTCCTGGGCAAGGCCCGAGAGACCTTCCTGCTGGCACCCGACGGGCACCTTCAGTTCGCCCAGTTCTTGGAGAACCTCAAACAGACCTACAAGGGCAAGAAAAAGCTCATGCTGTTGGTGCGGGAACGTTTCGGCTGA